In the genome of Deinococcus sp. YIM 134068, one region contains:
- the lepB gene encoding signal peptidase I: MTRLKGAASGPLGKLWKEVLEPIVFAVVITQFVATLVGVDGVSMMPNLRDRERVFVPKYETWLHKAGVGDFQRGDILIFKPPREVAAQVPNLNKSAFGLWTYRPFLIKRLIGLPGDRVRVSGGEVFINGVELDQSWTTDYWRQQGCWDTQSDLANGATSSGAGVLPDQEEITVPGGQYFVMGDNRTAGGSEDSRLFGPVPLRDIAGRAAAVVWPIMRKTNANYDCSAGRVASLEGESVLNWRALGRPEGFGVLKTQLTKNND, translated from the coding sequence ATGACCAGACTGAAAGGGGCCGCATCCGGCCCACTTGGCAAACTGTGGAAGGAAGTTCTCGAACCCATCGTGTTCGCGGTGGTCATCACGCAATTCGTGGCGACCCTCGTGGGCGTGGACGGCGTGAGCATGATGCCGAACCTGCGCGACCGCGAGCGCGTGTTCGTGCCCAAGTACGAGACGTGGCTGCACAAGGCGGGGGTGGGCGACTTTCAGCGCGGCGACATCCTGATCTTCAAGCCGCCGCGCGAGGTGGCCGCGCAGGTGCCCAACCTCAACAAGAGCGCATTCGGGCTGTGGACCTACCGCCCCTTCCTCATCAAGAGGTTGATCGGCCTGCCCGGCGACCGCGTGCGTGTATCGGGCGGCGAGGTATTCATCAACGGCGTGGAGCTGGACCAGAGCTGGACGACCGACTACTGGCGTCAGCAGGGCTGCTGGGACACCCAGAGCGACCTCGCCAATGGCGCGACCTCCAGCGGCGCGGGCGTGCTGCCCGACCAGGAGGAGATCACCGTGCCGGGCGGGCAGTACTTCGTGATGGGCGACAACCGCACGGCGGGCGGCAGCGAGGATTCACGCCTCTTCGGGCCGGTGCCCCTGCGCGACATCGCCGGGCGCGCGGCGGCGGTCGTGTGGCCGATCATGCGGAAGACGAACGCCAACTACGACTGCTCGGCGGGCCGGGTCGCCAGCCTGGAGGGCGAGAGCGTGCTGAACTGGCGCGCACTGGGACGGCCCGAGGGCTTCGGCGTTCTCAAGACGCAGTTGACGAAAAACAACGATTGA